One Microlunatus soli genomic window carries:
- a CDS encoding DUF3027 domain-containing protein, whose translation MATSGRARAVKLDSICAGAVDLAREAVVETAGVLGVGDYLGCTAEAERVVTHQFGCPHPGYVGWKWSATVARASRAKHATVDEVVLLPGEDALQAEAWVPWAERIGAGDVGPGLLMPAPDSDPRLEPGYTGGEDAADADPAELSQTRAVVAELGLGRERVLSVEGRSEAAERWQAGDGGPDNQLSKLAPATCVTCGFFVRLRGSLGREFGVCSNAYSPSDAGVVSIDHGCGAHSSVAEPERTQQPSAPVWDTIAWDESGGLFD comes from the coding sequence ATGGCTACGTCCGGACGCGCCCGCGCGGTGAAACTCGACTCGATCTGCGCAGGTGCGGTCGATCTGGCCCGGGAGGCGGTTGTCGAGACCGCCGGAGTGCTCGGCGTCGGGGACTATCTGGGCTGCACCGCCGAGGCCGAGCGAGTCGTCACCCACCAGTTCGGCTGCCCGCATCCGGGTTACGTCGGGTGGAAGTGGTCGGCGACCGTCGCCCGTGCGTCCCGTGCCAAGCACGCCACCGTCGACGAGGTCGTGCTGCTGCCCGGCGAGGACGCACTGCAGGCCGAGGCGTGGGTGCCGTGGGCCGAGCGGATCGGCGCCGGCGACGTCGGCCCCGGACTGCTGATGCCGGCGCCGGACAGCGATCCGCGACTCGAACCGGGCTACACCGGCGGCGAGGACGCAGCCGACGCCGACCCGGCCGAGCTCTCCCAGACCCGTGCGGTCGTCGCCGAGCTCGGTCTCGGCCGTGAGCGGGTGTTGTCGGTCGAGGGTCGCAGTGAGGCCGCCGAACGCTGGCAGGCCGGCGATGGCGGTCCGGACAACCAGTTGAGCAAGCTGGCGCCCGCGACCTGCGTCACCTGTGGATTCTTCGTCCGGTTGCGGGGCAGCCTCGGCCGTGAGTTCGGCGTCTGCTCCAATGCCTATTCGCCGTCCGACGCAGGGGTGGTCAGCATCGATCACGGCTGTGGCGCGCATTCCTCGGTCGCCGAGCCGGAACGAACCCAGCAGCCGTCGGCGCCGGTCTGGGACACCATCGCCTGGGACGAGTCCGGCGGCCTGTTCGACTGA
- a CDS encoding sulfatase family protein, protein MTNNDTPARPNIVLVFMDDMGYGDMGAMGGSMIKTPNMDRVAAGGIAFRQMYAAASVCTPSRAALLTGRYAQRVGLERVIFPQEPEGLSSYERTMADLLSECGYRTAIYGKWHLGARPEHNPLRHGFEEFFGIPYSNDMDPVHLFEGQQVAETYVDQSLLTKAYTDRAIDFISNHADEPFFVYLPHTMPHIPLHVEEGFRGQSRGGTYGDTIECIDHHLGRLLDHLDQLELSDNTLVIVTSDNGPWFEGSTGGLRGRKGESYEGGIRMPFVARWPAEIPAGIECNEPAGFIDLMPTLVTLAGGKVPDDRPIDGCDISATLRGEPMPERAPIFTFHQWSLNAVRDGRWKLHVRRRNDADQREMPQLFDMESDPTESYNQANREPEVLGRMLDIASRFAQHIHDQQPEAMARANAGPVEVS, encoded by the coding sequence GTGACCAACAACGACACCCCGGCACGTCCCAACATCGTCCTGGTGTTCATGGACGACATGGGCTACGGAGACATGGGCGCCATGGGTGGCTCGATGATCAAGACCCCGAACATGGACCGGGTGGCCGCCGGTGGTATCGCCTTCCGACAGATGTACGCGGCGGCTTCGGTCTGTACGCCGTCCCGCGCTGCACTGCTGACCGGCAGATATGCCCAGCGGGTCGGACTGGAGCGGGTGATCTTCCCGCAGGAACCGGAGGGGCTGAGCAGCTACGAACGCACCATGGCCGACCTGCTGTCGGAATGTGGCTACCGGACTGCGATCTACGGCAAGTGGCACCTCGGCGCTCGCCCCGAGCACAATCCGCTGCGGCACGGCTTCGAGGAGTTCTTCGGGATCCCGTACAGCAACGACATGGACCCGGTGCATCTGTTCGAGGGGCAGCAGGTCGCCGAGACCTATGTCGACCAATCGCTACTCACCAAGGCCTACACCGATCGGGCGATCGACTTCATCAGCAACCATGCCGATGAACCGTTCTTCGTGTATCTGCCGCACACCATGCCGCACATCCCGCTGCACGTCGAGGAAGGCTTCCGCGGACAGTCCCGAGGTGGCACGTACGGCGACACCATCGAGTGCATCGATCATCACCTCGGTCGACTCCTTGATCATCTTGATCAGTTGGAGCTGTCCGACAACACCCTGGTGATCGTCACCAGCGACAACGGACCCTGGTTCGAGGGCAGCACCGGCGGACTGCGGGGGCGCAAGGGGGAGAGCTACGAGGGTGGCATCCGGATGCCGTTCGTCGCCCGCTGGCCGGCCGAGATCCCGGCCGGAATCGAGTGCAACGAGCCGGCCGGTTTCATCGACCTGATGCCGACCCTGGTGACGCTGGCCGGTGGCAAGGTCCCCGACGATCGGCCGATCGACGGATGCGACATCAGCGCCACCCTGCGCGGGGAACCGATGCCCGAGCGGGCCCCGATCTTCACCTTCCACCAGTGGTCGTTGAATGCGGTCCGGGACGGTCGGTGGAAGCTCCACGTCCGGCGGCGCAACGATGCCGATCAGCGCGAGATGCCGCAGCTGTTCGACATGGAGTCCGACCCGACCGAGAGCTACAACCAGGCGAACCGCGAACCGGAGGTGCTCGGGCGGATGCTCGACATCGCCAGTCGGTTCGCCCAGCACATTCATGATCAACAACCCGAAGCGATGGCGCGTGCCAACGCCGGACCGGTGGAGGTCTCGTGA
- a CDS encoding NCS2 family permease: MATDKADVATRPQQPGKGFIDRWFEISARGSTVGREVRGGLVTFFTMAYIVALNPLIIGTAPDASGNLLGGLPYKDAAGEVIGANVSHAITLVAGATALIAGLCTLAMGVIGRYPLGIATGLGLNALLAFTIAPQMTWPQAMGLVVIEGVVIALLVLTGFRAAVFRAVSPSMRAAISVGLGLFIAFAGLFDAGVIRKPEGSTPVQLGVDGSLSGWPMLVFAIGLFVVAILHVRKVRGAILLSIVIATVVAVIIQAAAGVPARSDDAPTGWALNVPTVGSWISAPDLSLLGDVSVFGAFTSGVQHALPLVMLIFALILSDFFDTMGTVVGVGAEGGLLDKDGNPPHLGPVLMVDALSAAAGGLGSVSSNTAYIESASGVGEGARTGLASVVTGLGFLVAMFFAPLASIVPSEAAAPALVFVGFLMMSQVTKINWTDVEVGLPAFLTIILMPLTYSITTGIGAGFVMLVILKLTRGKAREVHPLLYGIAVAFLIFFLQGLITRLIS; encoded by the coding sequence GTGGCTACCGACAAGGCCGACGTCGCAACGCGACCGCAGCAACCGGGCAAAGGTTTCATCGACCGCTGGTTCGAGATCAGCGCTCGCGGATCGACGGTCGGGCGGGAGGTACGCGGCGGGCTGGTGACCTTCTTCACGATGGCCTACATCGTGGCGCTGAACCCGCTGATCATCGGCACCGCACCCGACGCCTCGGGCAATCTGCTGGGCGGATTGCCGTACAAGGACGCGGCCGGGGAGGTGATCGGGGCGAACGTCAGCCACGCGATCACCCTGGTCGCCGGCGCGACGGCGCTGATCGCCGGACTCTGCACGCTCGCGATGGGCGTGATCGGGCGCTACCCGTTGGGGATCGCGACCGGTCTGGGACTGAACGCGCTGCTGGCCTTCACCATCGCACCGCAGATGACCTGGCCGCAGGCGATGGGTCTGGTGGTGATCGAGGGCGTGGTGATCGCGCTGCTGGTGCTGACCGGCTTCCGGGCCGCCGTGTTCCGAGCGGTGTCGCCGTCGATGCGGGCCGCGATCTCGGTCGGACTGGGCCTGTTCATCGCCTTCGCCGGGCTCTTCGACGCCGGTGTGATCCGCAAGCCCGAAGGGTCGACACCGGTCCAGTTGGGGGTCGACGGATCACTCAGCGGGTGGCCGATGCTGGTCTTCGCCATCGGCCTGTTCGTGGTCGCGATCCTGCATGTCCGCAAGGTCCGCGGGGCCATCCTGTTGTCGATCGTGATCGCCACCGTGGTCGCGGTGATCATCCAGGCCGCCGCCGGGGTTCCGGCCCGCAGCGACGATGCACCGACCGGCTGGGCGTTGAACGTGCCGACCGTCGGCAGCTGGATCTCGGCGCCGGACCTCAGCCTGTTGGGTGACGTCAGCGTGTTCGGCGCCTTCACCTCCGGCGTTCAGCACGCGCTGCCGCTGGTGATGTTGATCTTCGCGCTGATCCTGTCCGACTTCTTCGACACGATGGGCACCGTGGTCGGCGTCGGCGCCGAGGGCGGGCTGCTGGACAAGGACGGCAACCCGCCTCATCTGGGGCCGGTGCTGATGGTCGACGCCCTGTCGGCCGCTGCCGGCGGCCTGGGGTCGGTGTCGTCCAACACTGCCTACATCGAGTCGGCCTCCGGCGTCGGTGAGGGAGCCCGGACCGGGCTGGCGTCGGTGGTCACCGGGCTCGGCTTCCTGGTCGCGATGTTCTTCGCGCCGCTGGCCTCGATCGTCCCGTCCGAGGCGGCCGCGCCGGCGCTGGTGTTCGTCGGGTTCCTGATGATGTCTCAGGTGACCAAGATCAACTGGACCGACGTCGAGGTCGGCCTGCCGGCCTTCCTGACGATCATCCTGATGCCGCTGACCTACTCGATCACCACCGGCATCGGCGCCGGCTTCGTGATGTTGGTGATCCTCAAGCTGACCCGCGGCAAGGCCCGCGAGGTGCACCCGTTGCTGTACGGGATCGCCGTGGCGTTCCTGATCTTCTTCCTGCAGGGCCTGATCACCCGTCTGATCAGCTGA
- a CDS encoding ABC transporter substrate-binding protein codes for MLYRSDHGDRARGWTRRGFLKAAASAAGAAALAGCTSGGDDNSRAGGNSTGARGKGSVTEPLPRPKSFAQSPTLQDKELPPVAERLPEHPYVVPHRWISAGKYGGRLNMNVFSTQGAAAAASDYNFSYGHSPLRWLNDGQDIGPGIAESWESNDDATEWTFHFRKGLRWSDGEPWTTADVLFWWEEFVLAEKMGQVVADEARSGTGKPARFSAPDDHTLTLTFDAPAPLTADRVANWVNGNVGRTGPIWSMPAHYLKQFHPKWGKKIPDDWDSVGGLMETKADWHRNPDCPTLTGWRCKSFDNNTGVVLERNPYYWVVAPNGDQLPYLDELQFTVITDPEAGKLQLQQGNIDFCYGRFNQIALGDVQGIRDSAKRSGVEVLLWDSGAGGGLAVMFNYDFIDDELRGLIREPKFRQALSHAYHRDEVRRSVYFNTGELTTGTMSPKAVEYRVNDTGRQMYRQWKDSYVAYDPEKAKAILDGLGLRDSDGDGLRELPSGEPLTLRLDYHADHSQAQQTRDNQLVADLKAVGIKLTLNPVPPQSYDDQWQTGKLMARDDWEIGDGPNHLVYPQFFVPIEAQRWAPLQGQWYARRGTALEKTEGRLDPWKRHPPRLEPDAGSPIDRLWKLYDRSKTEPDEMKRHQLVWDMIKIHLSDGPFMMGTVANYPQVMVAKTDLRNVPRRDNLMLGGYVNPWIHPTPAVYDPECWYWEDPAEH; via the coding sequence ATGTTGTATCGAAGTGATCATGGTGATCGGGCCCGGGGCTGGACCCGACGTGGATTCCTGAAGGCGGCGGCGTCGGCCGCCGGTGCCGCGGCCTTGGCCGGCTGCACCTCCGGCGGTGATGACAACAGCCGTGCCGGTGGCAACTCGACGGGTGCCCGGGGCAAAGGGTCGGTGACCGAGCCGCTGCCGCGGCCGAAGAGCTTCGCGCAGTCGCCGACGCTGCAGGACAAGGAACTGCCCCCGGTCGCCGAGCGACTGCCCGAACACCCCTACGTGGTCCCGCATCGATGGATCTCTGCCGGCAAGTACGGCGGCCGCCTGAACATGAACGTGTTCTCCACCCAGGGCGCGGCCGCCGCGGCCTCGGACTACAACTTCAGCTACGGCCACTCGCCGCTGCGCTGGCTCAACGACGGCCAGGACATCGGCCCGGGGATCGCGGAGAGCTGGGAGTCCAACGACGATGCGACCGAGTGGACCTTCCACTTCCGCAAAGGGCTGCGCTGGTCCGACGGCGAACCGTGGACCACCGCCGACGTGCTGTTCTGGTGGGAGGAGTTCGTACTGGCCGAGAAGATGGGTCAGGTGGTCGCCGACGAGGCACGGTCCGGCACCGGCAAGCCGGCACGCTTCAGTGCCCCCGATGATCACACGCTGACCCTCACCTTCGACGCGCCGGCACCATTGACCGCCGACCGGGTCGCCAACTGGGTGAACGGCAACGTCGGGCGCACCGGACCGATTTGGAGCATGCCGGCGCACTACCTCAAGCAGTTCCATCCCAAGTGGGGCAAGAAGATTCCCGACGACTGGGACTCCGTCGGCGGGCTGATGGAGACCAAGGCCGACTGGCACCGCAACCCGGACTGCCCGACGCTGACCGGCTGGCGGTGCAAGTCCTTCGACAACAACACCGGCGTGGTGCTGGAACGCAATCCCTACTACTGGGTTGTTGCGCCGAACGGTGATCAACTCCCGTACCTCGACGAGTTGCAGTTCACCGTGATCACCGATCCCGAGGCCGGCAAGCTGCAACTCCAACAGGGCAACATCGACTTCTGCTACGGCCGGTTCAACCAGATCGCACTCGGCGACGTGCAGGGCATCAGGGACAGCGCGAAGCGGTCCGGGGTCGAGGTGCTGCTGTGGGACAGCGGTGCCGGCGGTGGACTGGCGGTGATGTTCAACTACGACTTCATCGATGACGAGCTCCGCGGGTTGATCAGGGAGCCGAAATTCCGGCAGGCCCTCTCGCACGCCTACCACCGCGACGAGGTGCGCCGCAGTGTCTACTTCAACACCGGCGAGCTGACGACCGGCACGATGAGCCCGAAGGCAGTGGAGTACCGCGTCAACGACACCGGTCGGCAGATGTATCGGCAGTGGAAGGACTCCTACGTCGCCTACGACCCGGAAAAGGCCAAGGCGATATTGGACGGTCTCGGCCTGCGGGACTCCGACGGTGACGGGCTCCGCGAGTTGCCCAGTGGCGAGCCGCTGACCCTTCGGCTGGACTATCACGCCGATCATTCCCAGGCCCAGCAGACCAGAGACAACCAGTTGGTGGCCGACCTGAAGGCGGTCGGAATCAAGCTGACGCTCAATCCGGTCCCGCCGCAGTCCTACGACGACCAGTGGCAGACCGGGAAGCTGATGGCCCGCGACGACTGGGAGATCGGGGACGGGCCCAACCACCTGGTCTATCCGCAGTTCTTCGTCCCGATCGAGGCCCAGCGGTGGGCACCGCTGCAGGGTCAGTGGTACGCCCGACGTGGCACGGCGCTGGAGAAGACCGAAGGCCGACTTGATCCGTGGAAGCGGCATCCGCCGCGGCTGGAGCCCGACGCGGGCAGCCCGATCGACCGGCTGTGGAAGCTGTATGACCGCTCCAAGACCGAGCCCGACGAGATGAAGCGGCACCAGCTGGTCTGGGACATGATCAAGATCCATCTCAGCGACGGCCCGTTCATGATGGGGACAGTTGCCAACTACCCGCAGGTGATGGTGGCCAAGACCGATCTGCGCAACGTGCCGCGCCGGGACAATCTGATGCTCGGCGGCTACGTCAACCCGTGGATCCACCCGACGCCGGCGGTCTACGACCCGGAATGCTGGTACTGGGAGGATCCCGCCGAGCACTGA
- a CDS encoding choice-of-anchor P family protein produces MFSLSRRRSLVAGAALALAGTIAVTPHASAAPAAHFTHGGSAYGSTAKLGSVVNSGTTSLVTMCVTDKSTRDNNAAAVNLGAAGKIGAVTTSIKGSEDSPQTVTTTKTGAVNLLGGIIRADAITTKATVTSTSSGFKTSGTTKIADLKIAGVPISVTPAKNTKISLPAGLGAVTLNRQASYINSAGRAQMIVDALVINVNKSSLLGLPSGAIVVGHSNALLNNPVHTRPYGNAYGSEVQLVGGVVKSGRTAATNLPCGGTTGRTLSNDTAAVSVPGILKVGAVGTTGLSTDSSTATAAKTSSTTGAVSVLDGAIKLDAITAKASATQKPGQPVVKSIAGTKLVGLTINGKPIKVTTKENTKIDVAGIGTLWLNKTTRSSTGISVYAVQLELLKAQSGMKAGAKISIGYARAGVTAK; encoded by the coding sequence ATGTTTTCCCTCTCCCGTCGGCGATCTCTGGTCGCCGGCGCAGCTCTTGCGCTCGCCGGCACGATCGCCGTCACGCCGCACGCTTCGGCGGCGCCGGCGGCGCACTTCACCCATGGCGGCAGCGCCTACGGATCGACGGCCAAGCTCGGCTCGGTGGTCAACTCCGGCACCACGTCGCTGGTCACCATGTGCGTCACGGACAAGTCCACCCGCGACAACAACGCGGCGGCGGTCAACCTCGGCGCGGCCGGCAAGATCGGTGCCGTCACCACCTCGATCAAGGGCAGCGAGGATTCCCCGCAGACGGTGACCACGACCAAGACCGGCGCGGTCAATCTGCTCGGCGGCATCATCCGCGCCGACGCGATCACCACCAAGGCGACGGTCACGAGCACCTCGAGCGGCTTCAAGACCAGCGGCACCACCAAGATCGCCGACCTGAAGATCGCCGGCGTGCCGATCTCGGTGACGCCGGCGAAGAACACCAAGATCTCGCTGCCGGCCGGCCTCGGTGCGGTCACGCTGAACCGGCAGGCGAGCTATATCAACTCCGCCGGCCGGGCGCAGATGATCGTCGACGCGCTGGTGATCAACGTGAACAAGTCGTCGCTGCTCGGGTTGCCGTCCGGTGCGATCGTGGTCGGACACTCCAATGCGCTGCTGAACAATCCGGTGCACACCCGGCCCTACGGGAACGCCTACGGCAGCGAGGTTCAGCTCGTCGGCGGCGTGGTGAAGTCGGGCCGGACCGCGGCCACCAACCTGCCGTGTGGCGGCACCACCGGCCGGACCCTGAGCAACGACACCGCGGCCGTCTCGGTCCCCGGCATCCTCAAGGTCGGAGCGGTCGGCACCACCGGTCTGAGCACCGACAGCAGCACCGCGACCGCGGCCAAGACCTCCTCCACCACCGGTGCGGTCTCGGTGTTGGACGGCGCGATCAAGCTCGACGCCATCACGGCCAAGGCGTCAGCCACCCAGAAGCCGGGCCAGCCGGTGGTGAAGTCGATCGCGGGCACCAAGCTGGTCGGACTGACGATCAACGGCAAGCCGATCAAGGTGACCACCAAGGAGAACACCAAGATCGACGTCGCCGGGATCGGCACCCTCTGGCTGAACAAGACCACCCGGAGCAGCACCGGCATCTCGGTCTACGCCGTGCAGCTCGAGCTGCTCAAGGCGCAGTCCGGGATGAAGGCCGGTGCCAAGATCAGCATCGGGTACGCCCGAGCTGGGGTCACCGCCAAGTGA
- a CDS encoding ABC transporter ATP-binding protein → MPASALISVQGLCREFHRPRRFDGPFGGLRTLLTRQHEVVRAVRDVSFTIEPGELVGYIGPNGAGKSTTIKMLTGILVPTSGSLEVGGVLPWRDRERNARQIGVVFGQRSQLWWDLPLIESFRLIGKLYDVPTDRLRDTVGHFTELLGMADFLQTPVRQLSLGQRMRGDLAAAMLYGPKILYLDEPTIGLDIVAKERIRDFIADLNADRRTTVILTTHDLGDLERLTSRIMLIDHGMLLYDGSLAALKHRYAPYRELVVQPADLESLQVAGTTRSKIEDGRVWLRVDPDSQQMAEVIGRLMARYGVADLAIVEPDLGGVIRQIYSDQHVDVTAPTAPAASGSSDDPGSWSGPGRSGDRDASGDPDSSGNPDSSGGPDSSGVRSKP, encoded by the coding sequence ATGCCAGCGTCGGCGTTGATCAGCGTGCAGGGTCTGTGTCGGGAGTTCCACCGGCCACGCCGCTTCGACGGCCCGTTCGGCGGGCTGCGGACGCTGCTGACCCGGCAGCACGAGGTGGTGCGAGCGGTCCGAGACGTCTCGTTCACGATCGAGCCGGGCGAACTGGTCGGCTACATCGGACCCAACGGCGCCGGAAAGTCGACCACGATCAAGATGCTGACCGGCATCCTGGTACCGACCTCCGGTTCGCTCGAGGTCGGCGGTGTGCTGCCGTGGCGCGATCGGGAGCGCAACGCCCGACAGATCGGTGTGGTGTTCGGACAGCGATCCCAGCTGTGGTGGGACCTCCCGCTGATCGAGTCGTTCCGGTTGATCGGCAAGCTCTACGACGTCCCCACCGACCGGTTGCGAGACACCGTCGGACACTTCACCGAGTTGCTCGGGATGGCCGACTTCCTGCAGACCCCGGTCCGGCAGTTGTCCCTGGGCCAGCGGATGCGCGGCGACCTCGCGGCGGCGATGTTGTACGGGCCGAAGATCCTCTATCTCGACGAACCGACCATCGGGCTCGACATCGTCGCCAAGGAACGGATCCGTGACTTCATCGCCGATCTGAATGCCGACCGGCGGACCACCGTCATCCTGACCACCCACGATCTCGGTGATCTTGAACGGTTGACCTCCAGGATCATGCTGATCGACCACGGCATGCTGCTGTACGACGGCTCGCTGGCCGCGTTGAAACACCGCTATGCGCCCTATCGCGAGCTGGTGGTGCAGCCGGCCGACCTGGAGTCGCTGCAGGTCGCCGGCACCACCCGGTCCAAGATCGAGGACGGCCGGGTCTGGCTCCGGGTGGATCCGGACTCCCAGCAGATGGCCGAGGTGATCGGCCGGCTGATGGCCCGCTACGGCGTCGCCGACCTGGCGATCGTCGAACCCGATCTCGGCGGGGTGATCCGACAGATCTACTCCGACCAGCACGTGGACGTCACCGCCCCGACGGCCCCCGCCGCCTCGGGCTCGTCGGACGATCCGGGCTCGTGGAGCGGTCCAGGTCGGTCGGGCGACCGGGATGCGTCCGGCGATCCGGACTCGTCGGGCAATCCTGATTCGTCGGGCGGCCCTGATTCGTCGGGC
- a CDS encoding ROK family transcriptional regulator, which translates to MYASQQRVRSHNLGSVAAVVRERGGCSRTDIGEALSLNKATVSSLVGELIGRGLVEDAGQRATSGPGRPRTIVRPDATRHVSLVVEILTDRVRLSSWTLAATRLEHRTLDLDPIDGGPEQTLQQTAEALAAWVRRLRAADRIVTGIAVSAPGLVDTRSGTLVRSSPLQWNDVDIRAALQRRRALREVPVLVERVANLATVAEWQRAPELEDVICLHGGETGLGVGVVTGGRLLSGANGRAGGLLFADNVRMSVRPGRPASSARLVAPAAEHLGFEDLLDLVRDPDSSFVEEAAALRAGLDRGDTEITGAVDAFADRLGDRLVALLELFDPSDVIFAGPLEAIADRVIPRVRRGLPDPSTMPEVRLVPGRSGPEASLAGAALMLADRTFAQLATAAA; encoded by the coding sequence GTGTACGCGAGCCAGCAGCGGGTGCGTTCGCACAATCTGGGTTCGGTGGCCGCCGTGGTCCGAGAGCGCGGCGGCTGTTCGCGTACCGACATCGGCGAGGCCTTGAGCCTGAACAAGGCGACCGTCTCCAGCCTGGTCGGTGAGCTGATCGGTCGTGGGCTGGTGGAGGACGCCGGACAACGCGCGACCTCCGGCCCGGGGCGTCCCCGGACGATCGTCCGCCCCGACGCCACCCGACACGTGTCGCTGGTGGTGGAGATCCTGACCGATCGGGTGCGGTTGAGCAGTTGGACCTTGGCAGCGACGCGGCTGGAGCACCGGACGCTCGATCTCGACCCGATCGACGGCGGACCCGAACAGACGCTGCAGCAGACCGCAGAGGCGTTGGCGGCCTGGGTCCGACGACTCCGCGCCGCCGATCGCATCGTGACCGGCATCGCCGTCTCGGCCCCCGGGCTGGTCGACACCAGATCCGGGACGCTGGTCCGATCGAGCCCGCTGCAGTGGAACGACGTCGACATCCGGGCCGCTCTGCAGCGGCGCCGGGCGCTGCGCGAGGTTCCGGTGCTGGTCGAGCGGGTGGCCAACCTGGCCACGGTCGCGGAGTGGCAGCGGGCGCCGGAGCTGGAGGACGTGATCTGCCTGCACGGCGGTGAAACCGGGCTCGGCGTCGGGGTGGTGACCGGTGGCCGGCTGCTCTCCGGTGCCAACGGCCGGGCCGGCGGGCTGCTGTTCGCCGACAACGTCCGGATGTCGGTCCGACCCGGCCGGCCGGCGTCCTCGGCGCGACTGGTCGCACCGGCGGCCGAGCATCTGGGCTTCGAGGATCTGCTCGATCTGGTTCGCGACCCGGACAGCAGTTTCGTGGAGGAGGCGGCCGCGCTGCGCGCCGGCCTGGATCGCGGCGACACCGAGATCACCGGAGCGGTCGATGCCTTCGCCGATCGGCTCGGTGACCGGTTGGTTGCCTTGCTGGAGTTGTTCGACCCCTCCGACGTGATCTTCGCCGGCCCGTTGGAAGCAATCGCCGATCGGGTGATCCCTCGGGTCCGTCGCGGGCTGCCCGACCCGTCGACGATGCCGGAGGTGCGACTGGTCCCCGGCCGGTCCGGACCGGAGGCTTCGCTGGCCGGTGCTGCGTTGATGCTCGCCGATCGCACCTTCGCGCAGCTGGCGACAGCCGCAGCGTGA
- a CDS encoding PPK2 family polyphosphate kinase, whose protein sequence is MAKKDLRKLLGVRPVDGVVDLADHPARDIPAGPDSKKDALAELTDLGGELADLQERLYAAGTDGDRRRVLLVLQGMDTSGKGGVIEHVVGLVGPAGTHIRSFKKPTAEELEHDFLWRIRNAVPGPGMIGVFDRSHYEDVLITVVHQQIDDAERERRYAMINDFETELAEAGTTMIKCFLNISYDEQRERLLARLDDPAKHWKFNEGDIVERRRWPEYQDAYAAMLAATSTDTAPWYAIPSDRKWYRNWAIATILRDTLVDLDPQFPQKDLDLADLRRRLAPPN, encoded by the coding sequence ATGGCGAAAAAGGATCTGCGCAAGCTCCTCGGTGTCCGTCCTGTCGACGGGGTGGTGGATCTGGCCGATCATCCGGCCCGCGACATCCCGGCCGGACCGGACTCCAAGAAGGATGCGCTGGCCGAGCTGACCGATCTCGGTGGCGAGCTCGCCGACCTGCAGGAGCGGTTGTACGCCGCCGGCACCGACGGTGATCGCCGTCGGGTGCTGCTGGTCCTGCAGGGCATGGACACCTCGGGCAAGGGCGGCGTGATCGAGCACGTCGTGGGACTCGTCGGCCCGGCCGGGACCCACATCAGATCGTTCAAGAAGCCGACCGCCGAGGAGCTGGAGCACGACTTCCTCTGGCGGATCCGCAACGCTGTGCCGGGACCGGGCATGATCGGTGTCTTCGACCGCTCGCACTACGAGGACGTCTTGATCACCGTCGTCCATCAGCAGATCGACGACGCCGAGCGGGAGCGTCGCTACGCCATGATCAACGACTTCGAGACCGAGCTGGCCGAGGCCGGCACGACCATGATCAAGTGCTTCCTGAACATCTCCTACGACGAGCAACGGGAGCGACTGCTGGCTCGGCTGGACGATCCCGCCAAGCACTGGAAGTTCAACGAGGGTGACATCGTCGAACGCCGGCGCTGGCCGGAGTATCAGGACGCCTATGCCGCGATGCTGGCAGCCACCTCGACCGACACCGCGCCGTGGTACGCCATCCCGAGCGACCGCAAGTGGTATCGGAACTGGGCGATCGCAACGATCCTGCGGGACACGCTTGTTGATCTTGACCCGCAGTTCCCCCAGAAGGACCTCGACCTGGCGGACCTGCGACGGCGGCTGGCACCGCCGAACTGA